Proteins from one Hoplias malabaricus isolate fHopMal1 chromosome 2, fHopMal1.hap1, whole genome shotgun sequence genomic window:
- the LOC136687131 gene encoding probable ribonuclease ZC3H12C codes for MGLKDHLDDGTGHILNLGLDLDYLHVKAVDRQVGADAGPRMDRGSSDAGEDSAPCPRRPASSSHGDSEESAGSDNEVERGCSLFPRVAQSDGSARAVHPPLCRSPCLDLDSPGPPSATPDEPGPVDALREYQTKLDFALKLGYAEDLVRLVLSKLGPDALINDILGELVKLGSKSESDGSTQTSSMSTASSLASSGSSSSSACSFSDSTDSRRSESPSQALLDDKDNLRPIVVDGSNVAMSHGNKEVFSCQGIQLAVDWFIERGHKDITVFVPAWRKEQSRPDALITDQEILRRLEKDKILVFTPSRRVQGRRVVCYDDRFIVKLAYESDGIIVSNDNYRDLAVEKPEWKKFIDERLLMYSFVNDKFMPPDDPLGRHGPSLENFLRKRPIIPEHKKQPCPYGKKCTYGHKCKFYHPERGTQPQRAVADELRASAKTSAAKGMAETGLVKSHSVPGGSRNDKSGDGKRSHPKRQSDPSVRALSYSDVEDKLSSKTKVDPQKSSLTLPPAPGGPPSCHSYPQDPREQPICSSKGHVAAPAFPQTDSYPTCESPDNNYYSMVRAYSGLGLSSQRSPERHFHLPDMDPRISSVASDCSSEGSASSDSYGTAAHSERSCMSSPDSGLLDDGLKCHHLHHQHQHQHHQYQHRRQYPLPGILPPPSHHHQNRVLSPAPLAHPGYHHESVPRIHSLVQDEQPPDVHYKHSVPYMSPQLQHQTVAARSSCPGDYPPLAHTQNSPLGRGLASTRLDSVSDSRLYEHSPLPPRKAYLGQDRMSSWDPYYRQPPQPCYEHFTFQSLPENREQTWRAPWGRASLPPPPSHSPHPMPHQQHQEPPAVSRYQEVREKVFVNLCNIFPTELVRLVMGRYPHVTDAQQLAAAILAEKASF; via the exons ATGGGCCTGAAGGACCATCTGGACGATGGAACAGGCCACATCCTCAACCTGGGGCTGGATCTGGACTACCTCCACGTGAAGGCTGTAGACCGGCAGGTCGGTGCCGATGCCGGTCCCAGGATGGACAGGGGCTCGTCAGATGCTGGCGAGGATTCGGCCCCCTGCCCCAGAAGGCCCGCTTCCTCCTCCCACGGTGACTCAGAAGAGAGTGCCGGGTCTGACAATGAGGTGGAGCGAGGCTGCAGCCTTTTCCCAAGAGTTGCCCAGAGTGATGGGTCTGCCAGAGCTGTTCATCCGCCACTCTGCCGATCGCCATGTCTGGATCTGGATTCACCAGGGCCTCCCAGTGCAACGCCGGATGAACCTGGCCCTGTCGATGCACTCAGGGAGTATCAGACCAAGCTGGATTTTGCGCTAAAGCTGGGCTATGCTGAGGACTTAGTTCGGCTGGTCTTGAGCAAACTAGGCCCAGATGCGCTGATCAACGACATTCTTGGGGAGCTGGTCAAACTTGGCAGTAAGTCTGAGAGCGATGGCAGCACCCAGACCTCGTCCATGTCTACTGCTTCTTCCTTAGCATCATCTggttcttcatcatcatcagcatGTAGCTtttcagactctacagattcacGGCGGTCCGAGTCCCCATCTCAGGCACTTCTTGATGACAAGGATAACCTACGGCCCATCGTCGTGGATGGAAGCAATGTAGCCATGAG TCATGGCAACAAAGAAGTGTTCTCTTGCCAAGGCATTCAGCTTGCAGTGGACTGGTTCATCGAACGGGGCCACAAAGACATTACAGTGTTTGTACCTGCTTGGAGGAAAGAGCAGTCCCGCCCCGACGCTCTCATCACAG ACCAGGAAATTCTAAGGCGGCTGGAAAAAGACAAGATTCTGGTATTCACACCCTCCCGGCGGGTCCAAGGCCGCAGGGTGGTGTGCTACGACGACCGATTCATCGTCAAGTTGGCCTACGAGTCGGATGGTATCATCGTCTCCAATGACAACTACAGAGACTTAGCAGTGGAAAAACCCGAATGGAAGAAGTTCATCGACGAAAGGCTTCTCATGTACTCATTTGTCAATGACAA ATTCATGCCTCCCGATGATCCTCTGGGTCGCCATGGGCCAAGTTTAGAAAACTTCTTGCGAAAAAGGCCCATCATTCCTGAACACAAGAAGCAGCCATGTCCTTACG GAAAAAAGTGTACTTACGGTCACAAGTGTAAGTTCTACCACCCAGAGCGCGGCACTCAGCCCCAGCGTGCGGTAGCCGATGAGCTCCGTGCCAGCGCCAAGACTTCTGCAGCCAAAGGCATGGCCGAAACAGGCCTGGTGAAGAGCCACAGCGTTCCCGGAGGATCCCGCAATGACAAATCTGGGGATGGAAAACGTTCACACCCAAAGAGGCAGTCGGATCCCAGCGTCCGCGCCTTGTCTTACAGCGACGTGGAAGACAAGCTGAGCTCCAAAACCAAAGTAGATCCCCAGAAGAGCAGTCTGACCCTACCACCAGCACCAGGCGGACCCCCTTCTTGCCACAGTTACCCTCAAGACCCAAGGGAGCAGCCCATTTGCTCTTCCAAAGGCCATGTTGCAGCACCAGCTTTTCCACAAACAGACTCCTATCCGACCTGCGAGTCTCCTGACAACAATTACTACTCCATGGTCCGTGCTTATTCAGGTCTCGGCCTGTCTTCCCAACGAAGCCCAGAGCGTCACTTCCACTTGCCAGACATGGACCCACGCATCAGCTCGGTAGCTTCTGACTGCAGCAGCGAAGGCAGCGCCAGCTCGGATTCATACGGCACTGCGGCCCACAGCGAACGGTCCTGCATGAGCTCGCCGGACTCTGGACTCCTAGACGACGGACTCAAGTGTCATCACCtccaccaccagcaccagcaccagcaccaccaGTACCAACATCGCAGGCAGTATCCATTACCTGGCATCTTGCCTCCACCTTCCCACCACCACCAGAACCGAGTGCTCTCCCCAGCCCCTCTAGCTCACCCCGGCTACCACCACGAGAGTGTTCCACGGATTCACAGCTTGGTGCAAGACGAGCAGCCGCCAGATGTCCACTACAAACACTCTGTACCTTACATGTCCCCGCAACTCCAGCACCAGACCGTTGCTGCCAGATCAAGTTGTCCTGGAGACTACCCTCCTCTGGCACATACTCAAAACTCTCCTCTGGGTCGAGGTTTGGCTTCCACTCGCCTGGACAGCGTGTCCGACTCCAGGCTCTATGAACACTCACCTCTGCCTCCCAGGAAGGCCTACTTGGGCCAGGACCGAATGTCGAGCTGGGATCCGTACTACCGGCAACCGCCACAGCCTTGCTACGAGCATTTCACCTTCCAGAGCCTTCCAGAAAACCGTGAGCAGACGTGGCGGGCTCCCTGGGGACGAGCctcccttcctcctcctccgtcTCACAGTCCGCACCCCATGCCACACCAGCAGCACCAGGAGCCCCCTGCCGTCAGCCGCTACCAAGAGGTGCGCGAGAAGGTGTTCGTGAACCTGTGCAACATCTTCCCCACTGAGCTGGTGCGGCTGGTCATGGGACGGTACCCACACGTGACAGACGCCCAACAGCTAGCTGCCGCCATTTTAGCCGAGAAGGCAAGCTTCTGA